The Bacteroidia bacterium genome window below encodes:
- a CDS encoding tetratricopeptide repeat protein, giving the protein MRPNRFLHAPHIAVAKPVRLLLFLIITLPFSLKAQNEYYQSGIKSYNRGELTEAVLAFDKAILMDPDHLNAWYYRGFAHFYSNNLSKALRDFKHTLKLDPNFSGGMMGTGLIHNRNKKYKKGIRWFNKAIKADPLNPDAYNNRGTSYYQLNDFGRARADYDKAIQLDSTHAQAYNNRGSTHYNNQRLAVHDRDIHLAIKDFTRAIELDPSLEMAWRNRSLAWYNLNEHDKAVADATQALELNPENAQTYFYRSRALNSLENHSKALDDLGIAIKLNPENPLPYIESARAKKELGYYREAEKDLATAIDLSSAVSGEVYYEWALLNARQDQKLRMLDYLKKARKAGYFENKEHIQKLQSAPDVKDFRSDKDFRQFIKQL; this is encoded by the coding sequence ATGCGCCCAAACCGGTTTCTTCATGCACCTCATATCGCTGTTGCCAAACCGGTGCGCCTGCTGCTGTTTCTCATAATTACCCTTCCGTTTTCTCTGAAGGCGCAGAATGAGTATTATCAATCCGGAATAAAATCATACAATCGGGGAGAACTCACGGAAGCTGTACTGGCTTTTGATAAAGCGATCCTGATGGATCCTGACCACCTTAATGCATGGTACTACCGCGGATTTGCGCATTTCTATAGTAACAACCTCTCAAAAGCCCTGAGAGATTTTAAGCATACGCTAAAGCTGGATCCGAACTTTTCGGGCGGAATGATGGGTACAGGCCTGATACACAACCGGAACAAAAAGTATAAAAAAGGCATCCGGTGGTTTAACAAAGCCATCAAAGCAGATCCACTCAATCCTGACGCGTATAATAATCGTGGCACCAGTTACTACCAACTGAATGATTTCGGCAGGGCCAGAGCCGATTATGATAAAGCCATTCAACTGGATTCAACCCATGCACAGGCTTATAATAACCGCGGATCCACACATTACAATAATCAGCGACTTGCTGTACATGACCGTGACATACATTTGGCTATCAAGGACTTTACCCGCGCAATTGAATTAGACCCATCGCTGGAAATGGCCTGGCGAAATCGCAGCCTGGCCTGGTACAATCTCAATGAACATGATAAGGCCGTGGCGGATGCTACACAGGCGCTGGAACTGAACCCGGAAAACGCACAAACATATTTTTACCGTTCAAGAGCATTGAACAGTTTGGAAAATCACAGCAAAGCCCTGGATGATCTTGGAATTGCCATTAAGCTGAATCCGGAAAACCCGCTGCCTTACATCGAAAGTGCCCGTGCCAAGAAGGAGTTGGGCTATTATCGCGAAGCAGAAAAGGATTTGGCGACAGCCATTGACCTTAGTTCCGCAGTTTCCGGAGAGGTGTACTATGAATGGGCGCTTCTTAATGCCAGACAAGATCAGAAACTCAGGATGTTAGATTATCTGAAAAAAGCCCGGAAAGCCGGTTATTTTGAAAATAAAGAGCACATTCAGAAGCTTCAATCGGCTCCTGATGTAAAGGATTTCCGATCGGATAAAGATTTCCGTCAATTTATAAAACAGTTATAA
- a CDS encoding LysE family transporter produces the protein MHNYFFPIFNGLLLGFLLSILLGAVFFYLIQTSVQNGMKAGITIAGGVILSDILLISLAIFANQLLPEIRKGEMIIAGAGGVLLIIFGILIITKGNPHLMYPSTPAGSFIYYGSTGFVLNTLNPINLFYWFSISTYLTQVDGYALREQILFFGSAIAAIFGTETFICFIAIRLKQYLNSRVLWWINMVAGGSLLLLGGRLIWMMAAG, from the coding sequence TTGCACAATTACTTCTTTCCAATCTTTAATGGCCTTTTGCTCGGGTTTCTGCTAAGCATACTTCTGGGTGCTGTATTTTTTTATTTGATTCAGACCAGCGTTCAAAATGGGATGAAGGCGGGGATTACAATAGCAGGCGGTGTGATCCTGTCTGACATATTGCTCATTAGTCTGGCGATTTTTGCTAATCAGCTTCTGCCTGAAATCCGCAAAGGGGAAATGATAATTGCAGGAGCAGGTGGGGTTTTGCTCATTATTTTTGGAATTCTGATCATTACTAAGGGAAATCCCCATCTCATGTATCCAAGTACGCCAGCCGGTAGTTTTATTTACTACGGAAGTACAGGTTTCGTCCTGAATACGCTAAATCCGATCAACCTCTTTTATTGGTTTTCGATTTCCACCTATCTCACACAGGTGGACGGATATGCCCTCCGGGAACAGATTCTCTTTTTTGGAAGTGCAATTGCCGCAATTTTTGGTACTGAAACTTTCATCTGTTTCATTGCCATTCGCCTGAAGCAATACCTGAACAGCCGTGTATTATGGTGGATAAATATGGTTGCCGGAGGTTCGTTGTTGCTATTGGGTGGCCGCCTTATCTGGATGATGGCAGCCGGATAA
- the glmM gene encoding phosphoglucosamine mutase, with amino-acid sequence MTLITSISGIRGTIGGRRDEGLSPNAIVEFTAAYATFLKMEDKTPKVIVGRDARVSGDMVNRIVSGTLMAMGINVVDLGLSTTPTVELSVASEKAGGGIIITASHNPAQWNALKLLNEQGEFISGQEGEKVLKIAKEHLYKFEKNDKLGSYSTDDTYLDKHIDKILALELVDKAVVKKAGFSVVIDCVNSSGSLVLPKLLQELGVETIHELHCTPDGRFPHNPEPLPENLSSLSNEVKFHKADLGISVDPDVDRLALVSEDGSFFGEEYTLVAVADYVLKNTPGSTVSNLSSTRALKDITEKHGSRHFASAVGEVNVVKMMKEQNAVIGGEGNGGIIFPELHYGRDALVGVALFLTYLAKTGTKCSQLRNSYPDYFISKNKVQLVEGADTQGILKQMQEKYQHLPTNELDGVKIDFDNDWVHLRRSNTEPIIRIYAESESQNTAENLAKKMIEDIRALLQENNS; translated from the coding sequence TTGACATTAATAACATCCATTTCTGGAATAAGAGGAACCATAGGCGGAAGAAGGGATGAAGGTCTTTCACCCAATGCTATCGTTGAATTTACTGCTGCTTATGCCACATTTCTCAAAATGGAGGATAAAACGCCAAAGGTAATAGTAGGCCGCGATGCCCGCGTGAGTGGAGATATGGTAAACCGCATCGTGAGCGGAACGCTCATGGCAATGGGCATAAACGTGGTGGATCTTGGGCTTTCGACCACTCCCACGGTGGAGCTTTCCGTAGCCAGCGAAAAGGCTGGCGGAGGGATAATTATTACGGCCAGCCATAATCCTGCTCAATGGAATGCCCTGAAATTACTGAATGAACAAGGTGAGTTTATTTCCGGGCAAGAAGGCGAAAAGGTGCTGAAAATAGCGAAGGAGCATCTGTATAAATTCGAGAAAAACGATAAACTTGGCAGCTATTCTACTGATGACACTTATCTGGACAAGCACATTGATAAAATACTGGCGCTGGAACTCGTGGATAAAGCGGTGGTCAAAAAAGCCGGATTTAGTGTGGTGATAGATTGCGTAAACAGTTCCGGAAGCTTGGTACTTCCTAAGCTGCTTCAGGAACTGGGGGTGGAAACTATACATGAACTTCATTGCACGCCTGATGGCCGGTTTCCTCATAATCCCGAACCCTTGCCCGAAAATCTCTCCAGCCTCTCCAACGAAGTGAAATTTCATAAGGCCGATCTCGGCATTTCAGTAGATCCGGATGTGGATCGCCTTGCGCTTGTGAGCGAGGACGGATCCTTTTTTGGCGAAGAATATACGCTGGTGGCGGTTGCCGATTATGTACTGAAAAATACACCAGGCTCCACGGTTTCCAATCTATCCTCTACGCGTGCCTTGAAAGATATTACTGAAAAACACGGCTCAAGGCATTTTGCCTCAGCGGTAGGCGAGGTAAACGTAGTGAAAATGATGAAGGAGCAAAATGCCGTAATTGGCGGAGAAGGCAACGGAGGTATTATATTCCCGGAGCTGCATTACGGGCGGGATGCCTTAGTTGGCGTAGCACTTTTTCTTACTTATCTTGCCAAAACCGGCACCAAATGCTCCCAGCTTCGCAACAGCTATCCTGATTACTTTATTTCGAAAAATAAGGTGCAACTGGTTGAAGGTGCAGATACCCAGGGTATTCTGAAACAAATGCAGGAAAAGTATCAGCATTTGCCAACTAACGAACTGGATGGTGTAAAAATAGATTTTGACAACGACTGGGTTCATTTGCGCAGATCCAATACTGAACCCATTATCAGGATATATGCTGAAAGCGAATCCCAGAACACTGCTGAAAATTTAGCTAAAAAGATGATTGAGGATATCCGGGCACTGTTGCAGGAAAATAACAGCTAA
- a CDS encoding serine hydrolase domain-containing protein yields the protein MAARFRFLYAFLFLFLISCAENRIVREHSGFVPQPEKLSPSEQNVLAQYFAREKATQLDQLLERYNRYYGFHGNVLIASKGNILYESGIGYAELREKTPLTTDAVFQLASISKQFTALAVCMLLEERKLDYNDQLTKFYPQLPYQNVTIRHLLNHTSGLPNYMWLVENSWKQERAPYNDEVINLMATTPMGVYFRPGRRFDYSNTGYMLLAAIVEKVSGVSFHDYVEERIFKPLDMESSFVYSSAREYNYGCRLGGFTRYRWGFRSVQEDIHNGTVGDKGIYSTIEDLYKWDQALYSEKIVSSATLQKAFTPGTLNNRRNIPYGFGFRLSERDDKKVVYHNGLWHGFRTSFMRYVEDSATIIVLSHSNCEGKNNLVRQIETVLFQQEQFNPAKVLAEVALYQGVQQAVEHYHKMAGAGELANLQPFQLSEIAEILEQMNKPILSSRLQQLKQELHQLASMQSSPDAQG from the coding sequence ATGGCAGCACGGTTTAGATTCCTCTACGCCTTCCTCTTTTTATTTCTTATTTCTTGTGCAGAGAACCGGATAGTCCGGGAGCATTCGGGTTTCGTTCCGCAACCTGAGAAATTATCTCCTTCTGAGCAGAATGTACTGGCTCAGTATTTTGCACGCGAGAAAGCAACACAACTTGATCAGCTTCTTGAACGATACAATCGCTACTATGGATTTCATGGCAATGTCCTCATTGCTTCCAAAGGAAATATTCTGTATGAAAGCGGGATCGGGTATGCTGAACTGAGGGAAAAAACACCACTTACTACTGATGCGGTTTTTCAATTGGCCTCCATCAGCAAGCAATTCACAGCCCTGGCAGTATGCATGTTGCTCGAAGAGAGAAAACTGGATTATAATGACCAACTCACTAAATTTTACCCGCAACTCCCGTATCAGAATGTAACGATCCGCCATCTGTTAAACCATACTTCAGGCTTACCGAACTACATGTGGCTCGTAGAGAATAGCTGGAAGCAGGAACGTGCTCCTTACAATGACGAAGTGATAAACCTTATGGCAACCACGCCAATGGGTGTATATTTTCGTCCGGGCCGCAGGTTCGACTATTCCAATACCGGATACATGTTGCTTGCCGCCATTGTAGAGAAAGTTTCAGGAGTAAGTTTTCATGATTATGTTGAGGAGCGGATCTTCAAACCGCTTGATATGGAAAGCAGTTTTGTTTACAGCAGCGCCCGCGAATACAATTATGGTTGCCGGCTGGGAGGATTTACCCGCTACCGCTGGGGATTTCGCTCCGTACAGGAAGATATTCACAACGGAACCGTAGGAGATAAAGGAATATACAGTACAATTGAAGATCTGTATAAATGGGATCAGGCGCTCTATTCCGAAAAGATCGTGAGTTCAGCCACACTCCAAAAAGCCTTTACACCCGGTACGCTCAACAACCGCAGGAATATTCCTTATGGATTTGGGTTTCGCCTGAGTGAAAGGGATGATAAAAAGGTGGTGTATCACAATGGGCTTTGGCATGGCTTCAGAACCAGCTTCATGCGCTACGTAGAAGATTCAGCTACTATCATTGTACTCAGCCATTCGAATTGTGAAGGGAAAAACAATCTGGTTCGTCAAATAGAAACTGTACTTTTTCAGCAGGAACAATTCAATCCTGCAAAGGTGCTCGCTGAGGTGGCGCTTTATCAGGGCGTGCAGCAAGCCGTAGAACATTATCATAAAATGGCCGGTGCCGGAGAACTGGCAAACCTTCAGCCCTTCCAGTTGAGCGAAATTGCGGAAATACTTGAGCAAATGAACAAGCCAATATTATCCAGCCGCCTGCAACAATTAAAGCAGGAGCTTCACCAACTGGCATCAATGCAATCTTCCCCGGATGCACAGGGCTGA
- a CDS encoding biotin--[acetyl-CoA-carboxylase] ligase, with translation MNSPLFTGQNLIVLKETRSTNAHALDLLKRERPTEGTGIFAYHQIEGKGQHNTSWESDTGKNILVSIIYYPSFLPAIRHFLLNMSVSLAVKDFFDLHIPERVRIKWPNDLYYEERKLGGILIQNSIVSGRFRSSVIGLGLNINQEQFPLYLPNPISLSIVTQQQHNLQQLLDQLFGCLEARYLRLKKMDSDRIKEEYEQFLYKKDEEVRCIPAYEREQTGKILGVEEDGHLRMQIGDNIRYFGFKEIAFPL, from the coding sequence ATGAATTCACCATTATTTACTGGGCAAAATCTGATAGTACTAAAGGAAACGCGCTCTACAAATGCTCATGCGCTGGATCTTCTGAAAAGGGAGCGGCCTACAGAGGGCACCGGCATTTTTGCTTATCATCAAATAGAAGGAAAAGGCCAGCACAATACTTCCTGGGAAAGTGATACGGGCAAGAACATTTTGGTCAGCATCATTTATTATCCTTCCTTTTTACCGGCCATCCGGCACTTCCTGCTCAACATGTCGGTGTCACTGGCTGTTAAGGATTTCTTTGATCTGCATATTCCAGAAAGGGTTCGCATTAAATGGCCGAATGATCTTTATTATGAGGAGAGAAAACTGGGCGGAATTCTCATTCAGAACTCCATCGTATCCGGCAGATTCCGGTCTTCAGTGATTGGCCTGGGACTGAACATCAACCAGGAACAGTTTCCGTTGTATCTGCCAAATCCCATCAGCCTCAGCATAGTTACCCAACAACAGCATAATCTTCAGCAACTCCTCGATCAGCTTTTTGGCTGCCTGGAAGCCCGCTACCTTAGGTTAAAGAAGATGGATTCTGACCGGATCAAAGAAGAGTATGAGCAATTTCTGTATAAAAAAGATGAGGAGGTGCGTTGCATTCCGGCTTATGAACGCGAGCAAACAGGCAAGATCCTGGGCGTGGAGGAGGACGGCCATCTTAGAATGCAGATTGGAGACAACATTAGGTACTTTGGATTCAAAGAGATCGCCTTCCCGCTCTGA
- a CDS encoding T9SS type A sorting domain-containing protein gives MKRILTLFLCLPLLTMAQETTTLKSSQKVSVEEEANLPNKVYPQQTASEHKGPKPPVAYKKLNEATDMVQVGFTYADLQTNGAPGRRVIAYDNGKVSVVWTTSHEADVNSNERGTGYNHFNGNSWLPLAGIEERIEVADDIQLPNRIGWPNINYTSSNEYTITHSATNGGFVLTENDAIGGTNWSSREIFQNGPIWARTAQGGNDYVYMLANYSTLTGGGDKIIDGITNPTVYFRSDDNGQAWINSEELLPGYDTSRYRFGAADSYAIDAQDNVVVMLIGSGSQDLAMWKSTDYGDNWTKTVIYEFPIAPRDKDEIFDSISFYDGSVDVVLDDQNNAHVFYGIRSIQNDEDVDTSLTFSYFFDNNGMGYWNEVTQTHTRIAELVDEIGGGIPTSMIRGNFPTNGGIQYGNNMLVTFPTSTIDENDNIYCFYSARVMLDDALLDANYSDIYVVYSEDGGATWSNEQNLTKTAVEWGNQNNPFPLGESVFPSVARRTVNGEAKLIWQEDAEVGTSAQNQHGVSDGSYIMFASIDVDRILNNEFGETGVGIVKKSINNVFSLGQNFPNPFSGNTTVELEMNKPAVTTITVTDMVGKMISTETRNLSSGTHNISLSAERLNAGVYFYTVEAGDFSATRRMMVR, from the coding sequence ATGAAAAGGATTTTAACACTGTTTCTGTGCCTGCCGTTGCTAACTATGGCTCAGGAAACTACGACACTAAAGAGTTCACAAAAGGTGAGTGTGGAAGAAGAAGCCAACCTTCCCAATAAGGTATATCCCCAACAAACTGCTTCGGAGCATAAAGGGCCTAAACCTCCGGTTGCTTATAAGAAGTTAAATGAAGCTACAGATATGGTGCAGGTAGGTTTTACCTATGCTGACCTCCAGACCAACGGTGCACCCGGACGCAGGGTTATCGCCTATGACAATGGCAAAGTTTCCGTGGTATGGACTACTTCGCATGAAGCAGATGTTAACTCTAACGAGAGAGGTACAGGTTACAACCATTTCAATGGCAATAGCTGGCTTCCGCTTGCAGGCATTGAGGAACGCATAGAAGTGGCAGATGATATTCAACTCCCGAATCGGATCGGATGGCCAAACATCAATTACACTTCGTCCAATGAATATACAATCACCCACTCCGCGACTAATGGTGGTTTTGTTTTAACAGAAAACGATGCAATAGGCGGAACCAATTGGTCTTCACGGGAAATTTTTCAGAACGGGCCTATTTGGGCGCGTACCGCACAAGGCGGCAATGACTATGTATATATGCTTGCCAACTATAGCACTCTAACCGGGGGAGGCGATAAAATTATTGATGGCATCACCAATCCCACAGTGTATTTCAGAAGCGATGACAATGGCCAGGCCTGGATCAATTCAGAAGAACTCCTGCCGGGATACGATACCAGCCGCTACCGTTTTGGAGCAGCCGATTCTTACGCAATTGATGCACAGGACAATGTAGTAGTCATGCTGATTGGCAGCGGCTCTCAGGACCTGGCTATGTGGAAATCAACCGACTATGGTGACAACTGGACCAAAACCGTAATATATGAATTCCCTATTGCACCTAGAGACAAGGATGAAATCTTCGATTCGATTTCCTTTTATGACGGCAGCGTAGATGTTGTTCTCGATGATCAGAATAACGCGCATGTTTTTTATGGAATTCGCTCTATTCAGAATGATGAAGACGTTGACACCAGCCTTACATTCAGCTATTTCTTCGACAATAATGGCATGGGATATTGGAATGAAGTTACCCAGACCCATACAAGAATAGCTGAATTGGTGGATGAAATTGGTGGTGGTATTCCCACCAGCATGATAAGGGGTAATTTCCCTACGAACGGTGGAATTCAATACGGCAATAATATGCTCGTAACCTTTCCTACTTCCACTATTGATGAGAATGACAATATTTATTGTTTTTACAGTGCCAGGGTGATGCTGGATGATGCATTACTAGATGCCAACTACTCAGATATTTATGTGGTATATTCAGAGGATGGAGGGGCTACCTGGAGCAATGAACAGAACCTGACAAAAACTGCCGTTGAATGGGGTAATCAAAATAATCCATTCCCATTGGGTGAATCGGTATTCCCAAGCGTGGCAAGAAGAACGGTAAATGGAGAGGCCAAATTGATCTGGCAGGAAGATGCAGAGGTCGGTACTTCCGCTCAGAACCAACACGGAGTGAGTGATGGCAGCTATATCATGTTTGCATCCATTGATGTAGATCGTATTCTCAATAATGAATTCGGAGAAACCGGAGTGGGTATAGTCAAAAAGTCAATCAACAATGTTTTTAGCCTCGGCCAGAATTTCCCAAACCCATTTTCCGGCAATACTACTGTGGAGCTGGAAATGAATAAACCTGCTGTTACTACCATCACAGTTACAGATATGGTGGGTAAAATGATAAGCACTGAAACCCGCAATCTTAGTAGCGGGACGCATAACATTTCCCTGTCAGCGGAGAGACTCAATGCCGGTGTATATTTTTACACAGTTGAGGCTGGCGACTTTAGCGCTACCCGCAGAATGATGGTGAGATAA
- the rfbC gene encoding dTDP-4-dehydrorhamnose 3,5-epimerase, with translation MEIQTTNLPGVLLIKANVFQDNRGYFFESFNARLFREAGLPTEFVQDNQSKSVKNTLRGLHFQAPPHAQGKLVRVIRGKVYDIVVDIRKSSDTYGQYYGTELSESNFHQLWIPEGFAHGFLTLEDDTIFAYKCTDFYNSASERGLMWNDKDLNIDWGAANPIISEKDKKNPLFKDFDSPFS, from the coding sequence GTGGAAATACAAACAACCAATCTCCCAGGTGTTCTTCTTATAAAGGCAAATGTCTTTCAGGATAACCGTGGGTATTTCTTTGAAAGCTTTAATGCCAGGCTGTTCAGGGAAGCCGGACTGCCTACTGAATTCGTACAGGACAACCAGAGCAAATCTGTGAAAAATACGCTGCGGGGATTGCATTTTCAGGCTCCTCCTCATGCCCAGGGCAAGCTAGTCAGGGTAATTCGCGGAAAGGTTTACGATATAGTGGTTGACATCAGGAAAAGCTCTGACACCTATGGCCAATATTATGGAACTGAACTCAGTGAAAGCAATTTTCACCAGCTTTGGATTCCTGAAGGTTTTGCCCACGGATTTTTAACCCTGGAGGACGATACCATCTTTGCTTATAAATGTACAGACTTTTACAACAGCGCCTCCGAACGCGGACTGATGTGGAACGACAAGGACCTGAATATTGACTGGGGAGCGGCAAACCCCATTATCTCTGAGAAAGACAAGAAGAACCCGCTTTTTAAAGATTTCGATTCCCCTTTCTCCTGA
- a CDS encoding tryptophan 2,3-dioxygenase family protein, which translates to MTPENDIEVQIQKLQEKFAKEGQDLAPYLEGLYHSRHVDYWEYLNIDALLNLQNPRTAFPDEMVFIIYHQITELYFRLTLWELNQITAIPLPTPAFFKERLKRMINYFTNLTHSFTIMIDGMDPEQFKKFRLALYPASGFQSAQYRMIELSSTDVLNLLHIDYREGMKGKPVAEQVNYIYWRYGATETATGKKSLTLQRFEEKYNDQLLSLAQERQKDNLWQKFLQLKNGGKTDDELENLLRDYDHLVNVEWPMQHYKSAARYLSSIGGKAIPATGGTNWQKYLPPRHQKRMFYPELWNAEQTETWGVPKKITR; encoded by the coding sequence ATGACGCCAGAAAATGATATTGAAGTTCAGATACAAAAACTACAGGAAAAATTTGCAAAGGAAGGACAAGATCTTGCGCCTTATCTGGAAGGGCTTTACCACAGCAGACACGTGGATTACTGGGAATATTTAAATATTGATGCACTGCTCAATCTTCAGAATCCACGAACGGCCTTTCCGGATGAAATGGTATTCATTATTTACCATCAGATCACGGAGTTGTACTTCAGGCTCACATTATGGGAACTGAATCAGATCACTGCAATACCGCTTCCCACGCCTGCCTTCTTTAAGGAGCGGCTGAAAAGAATGATCAACTATTTCACTAATCTCACCCATTCTTTCACAATAATGATAGATGGAATGGATCCTGAGCAATTTAAAAAGTTCAGGCTGGCACTGTATCCCGCAAGTGGATTCCAATCTGCACAATACAGGATGATCGAACTCAGCAGCACTGACGTCCTGAACCTGTTGCACATTGATTATCGTGAAGGCATGAAAGGAAAGCCGGTAGCTGAGCAGGTAAACTATATCTATTGGCGCTATGGCGCAACGGAAACGGCAACCGGCAAAAAGAGCTTAACGCTTCAAAGATTCGAGGAGAAATACAATGATCAGTTGCTGTCACTTGCGCAGGAAAGGCAAAAAGATAATCTCTGGCAGAAATTCCTTCAATTAAAAAATGGGGGGAAAACCGATGATGAACTGGAAAACCTGCTGCGCGACTATGATCATCTTGTAAATGTAGAGTGGCCGATGCAGCATTATAAATCGGCAGCGCGTTACCTGAGTTCAATCGGGGGAAAGGCTATACCGGCAACGGGCGGCACCAACTGGCAGAAATACCTGCCACCACGTCATCAGAAACGAATGTTTTATCCGGAATTGTGGAACGCTGAGCAGACAGAGACGTGGGGCGTTCCTAAGAAGATTACGCGCTGA
- a CDS encoding cysteine desulfurase family protein produces the protein MKRVYLDNAATTPLAPEVIEVMHSAMKENYGNPSSIHALGRESRTLIEQARKTISKLLDVSPGEIFFTSGGTEADNTVLSCGARDLGIQRIITSAIEHHAVLYSAQRLEEAKLAQVEYVKLDDKGTVDYEHLRELLSNDNQKTLVTLMHANNEIGNLTDLVKTGAICKEYGAYFHSDTVQTIGHLPVDLKSSQLDFISASAHKFNGPKGIGFMYINSSNKMKPFIQGGSQERNMRGGTENIYGIIGMAKAMEMAWEEMDEMQAKLQGLKSYMMDRLREEIPDIGFRGETDPDKSLYTVLNVSFPPGDVGDMLLFSLDIKGIYASGGSACSSGSDVGSHVIRALPAEPGRISVRFSFGKYNTRDEIDYTISQLKEILNVKTLV, from the coding sequence ATGAAAAGAGTATATCTGGACAATGCAGCAACCACTCCTCTGGCTCCTGAAGTTATTGAGGTGATGCATAGTGCCATGAAGGAGAATTACGGTAATCCTTCATCCATTCACGCTTTGGGGCGGGAAAGCCGGACGCTAATTGAGCAGGCACGGAAAACCATATCAAAGCTGCTGGATGTTTCTCCGGGCGAGATATTCTTCACTTCTGGCGGAACGGAAGCGGATAACACCGTGCTTTCCTGCGGTGCAAGAGATTTAGGCATTCAGCGCATTATCACTTCAGCTATTGAGCATCACGCTGTTCTGTATTCTGCGCAGCGCCTTGAAGAGGCCAAACTGGCGCAGGTAGAATACGTGAAGCTGGATGATAAAGGTACTGTGGACTATGAACACCTTCGTGAGTTGCTGAGCAACGACAATCAGAAAACGCTGGTTACCCTCATGCATGCCAATAATGAAATTGGCAATTTGACGGACCTCGTGAAAACAGGCGCGATTTGCAAAGAATATGGCGCATACTTCCATAGCGATACGGTGCAAACGATAGGACATCTGCCGGTTGACCTGAAATCCTCTCAACTTGATTTCATTTCAGCGTCCGCACATAAATTTAATGGCCCCAAGGGTATTGGATTTATGTACATTAATAGTAGCAATAAAATGAAGCCCTTTATACAGGGTGGAAGCCAGGAAAGGAATATGCGGGGCGGCACCGAAAATATTTACGGAATCATCGGAATGGCCAAAGCAATGGAAATGGCCTGGGAAGAGATGGATGAAATGCAGGCGAAACTGCAGGGATTGAAGAGCTACATGATGGACCGCCTGCGCGAAGAAATTCCTGACATTGGTTTCAGAGGCGAAACAGATCCTGATAAAAGTCTGTACACGGTACTCAACGTTTCCTTTCCGCCAGGCGATGTGGGCGACATGCTGCTTTTCAGCCTGGACATCAAGGGAATATACGCATCTGGCGGCAGCGCCTGCTCTTCTGGATCGGATGTTGGCTCCCATGTGATCAGGGCTTTGCCGGCAGAACCCGGCCGCATCTCGGTTCGTTTTTCCTTTGGAAAATACAATACCCGCGATGAGATTGATTATACCATTTCACAGCTCAAAGAAATTTTGAATGTAAAGACGCTGGTCTGA